The following DNA comes from Eubacteriales bacterium.
GAGAATTTATATTCTCTCAGAAATTTCATCCAAGTTACAGTAGTGGGTGCTGTTTCGGATTTTCACCGAATTCCCTATTATCATCTGGCAGCAAATCTGCCAAAGCACCTGAATACAAATTATGTAGCTATACTATTTTTAAAATCACCTCCCAAATAAAAAATCTCATCCTCTTTTAAAGAAGACGAGATAGCTCCCGTGTTACCACTTCAATTTTATCTATACCTCACGATATAGACCTTAATAAGTACGCCAAAAATAATATTGGTTATACTCCTCTTCAATAACGGGAAATCCCGTCGTATTTTCAATGCTTTATACATTTTAAATACGCCACTTAAAAGCCATTTTCATCATGCATCATGTTGCTTCCTTTCAGCTCGACTAGGTCGCAGAAGCATCTCTAACACTATTAGCATGATTACTATCTTTGTCATCGTGTTTACGATTTATTTATCATTTGAAAATATTTTAATAAATCAAACCCAAATTGTCAATTATTTTACTTAATATATGTTTACCTAAAGCCTTATTCTTATTTAATTTTTAATTTTTCTTGACAAATACAAAACCAGATAGTATATTGTGTATATACAATATACACAATATTAGGAGTGATAAAAATGGCGATATTATCTTTGCAAAACTTAAGCAAACGATATGAAAAATTTGAGTTGAAAAACGTATCATTTACATTGGATAAAGGCTATATAATGGGCTTTATAGGACGAAACGGCGCAGGTAAGACAACTACACTTAAAACAATGCTTAATCTGGTACACGCTTATAGTGGTAAAACTTTTATTTTTGATAAAGAATTCACAAGCAATGAGACTGACATAAAGCAGCAGATAAGCTTTATGTTTGGAGGTGCAAACTATTACCCCAAAAAGAAATTAAAAACGATCACAAGCGTTATCAAAAGGTTTTATAATGGATGGGATGATACAGCATATAAAAACTATCTAAAAAGATTTGATTTAGACGAGAATAAAAAAGTAGATGAACTGTCCCAAGGTATGAAAGTGAAATACGATTTGGCTTTGGCTCTGTCCCACAATGCAAAATTACTTATACTGGATGAACCGACAAGCGGGCTTGATCCTGTCTCACGTGATGACT
Coding sequences within:
- a CDS encoding ABC transporter ATP-binding protein, yielding MAILSLQNLSKRYEKFELKNVSFTLDKGYIMGFIGRNGAGKTTTLKTMLNLVHAYSGKTFIFDKEFTSNETDIKQQISFMFGGANYYPKKKLKTITSVIKRFYNGWDDTAYKNYLKRFDLDENKKVDELSQGMKVKYDLALALSHNAKLLILDEPTSGLDPVSRDDLLELFQELIEDGERSILFSTQITSDLEKCADFITYIKNGEIIASKDKDDFLSSYKIVKGTSEQLTQQLKFKLIGYKQNAYGFSGLINTEDLPSVNGLNVSAPDIESIMIYFEKEKRD